GGCACAACGAACGCGCGATGGGGAGGACTTGCAGTCCACGATGATGGATGTTGGGAGAGTGGCGAAAACAGCGACATCAACGTTGGGCTAAGCATCGAAGGGCGAGGCGCGTCGAGCTGACTGGCGGAGGTGGAGGTGGTGTCGGCTGAAGGCTGCGGCGGCGTCGGTATGACCAGCGGGGAGTGCAGCGGCTCGAGGTGAGGATCAGAGAAGATGACAGTGAGTTTTAAATGTGTATTGGAGGTTATGATGAGATTAGGAATAACCGTATGTAGTATGAATGCGTTTAAATGTTaatcctaatttttaaaattttaaattaaataattaattaatgatctaattttaattttaattttaccgtTTTTCTTAATTCATTGTTTACATGGTTTAGAGTTAGGATTATTTctccataattttttattttggtaatcAAATTGTGTACTTTAAATgttctttttcattaaaaatattcatttttcttctaaatttatttgataaaagaaaaaattttataaagatattttatatCTTATATTCTATAAGACTATTGTGTCTTtcacataattaattaatagtttataatttgctttcaaattttttaaaattttaaaaaaattaattttaattgataagatatatgataattttttaattaaacacactataaattattgatattttataattttagaataaactattgatattattatatttttttaatatagctatcatgttaaaaataaaattataaaaaagaatttacacattttttaaatatatatatattaataaacctTTTAAAAAACTAACACAATATACattatgtttaaattatttttaagtttaaattatttttgtagagtcaaaaaatataataaaaaattaattaaaatatttgtttgaaatttgacccatttatataaaatttatgaatCCGTCCTTGTTAGTAGCTAGATATTATATTTTACTTGCGCTTCAACACATGTATTGGAGTTTTCTTTCAACCTTAtagaagtatttttaaatttgtgttattaaagaaataatgataaatttattaatttatagctAGGATCCATattataattgtaaaaattagACTGAATTAGTTGGTTTGATCGAAAAATCAGCAAATTGGACTTTTAATTGATATGGTTCAGTATTTGAACtgcttaaaaaataaaatcagtcAAAATTAGTAAAGGTCATTTAAAATCAatgaaaatagataaaaaattggTTCAACTgaaccatttaaaaaaaaaaattaaaattgttgaaGATATATAATTTGAACCTAAATCTTTTTTGTACCTACATATACTCTTCTTGTCACTAAACTATGTTATTCCTTATTATGTTAtatgctaattattaattatataataaaaacgtataataattttttagatattagtttaattttatactaatttatatttaaattaattatattttttattattcataattattaatataaatataattaaatatgtataaataaaaatattaaatatttttattaattataatataattatttttttatgattatataatatttattaatattattttttaataaatacatatagtatataacaatataataaatataaactaattaattagttattaaaataaaaattatttattttaatacaaaaataaaattaaaaaaattttgttatgaaaaaatactataattttatatacttatttaataataactagattataatttgttaaaacttatggtttttaaaatatatttttttaaattttaattttaaattttagactattttatattttttatttacataaaaccggttcaattaataatttatcagttaaatcaataaaataataaactaataatttgatCGGTTCGATTACCGATTCAGTTAGGCCAACTATAATCCATACGAAACCTGGTAATTTAATGTGAAAATTTCATAAGGATTAATATATTCGAATAACAGCAACATAATAGCCATCTTAATTTGATAAGAAAAATGGTACATAactagtaaatattattatttttttattagtaataatTTGTATTCATATTTATAAACATTTTGTAtacaaaaaatacataatttatacTAATATTTACAAGAGTTTTACACACATAAACTAATACGGTTTGTAaccataaattaataaaatttacactaataattttcagaatttatatacataaattaataaaatgataattttgtatttatgctcttcaaataatgacaaaaaaaaactaaaaatgacTAACCCTAAAAAATTTCTCTTagattacaaaaagaaaaagttaaaatGGACAATCAGATTAACATAAAGGTGATCAACTTTGGCTGCGTTGTTACTAACAAGAAGCTGCGTTCAACCGCTACATATCCGATTAAAAGCAATTTAGTGCTGATTTTATGAATCCGCGTTGCCAGATTCACGGTGGGGTTCAATAATTTACTTATTGGCTACTTTATCTGCGTTTTGGTTGATTGATCTTAAGTAGTAGTGTGTTCCTTCTCTTTAGGCCGAATAGTAGTTGAGCACCTCATCAGTATCACGCGGCAGAATCAATAATCTTCTTGAACAACAAGAAGAGAATTAATTAAAACCCTAACCATTCCCTTTAACTTCCTCTAAAGACTTTATTTACCTGTCATTGTTTCAATGTTCATTGACACCTGCCTAACCTGGTCCTCCAGTGCTCACATTCTAACCACCCCAAAACAGCTTTTTACCTGCTAATGTTTCTGGTTTATGTTTGTGACAAACATATATAACTAGCTAGTTACGAATAATAATTAAGCATAATACGTATAAGATTAATTACCTGATTTTCGTGAGATTTGATCTAATTCAATTCAAGTTCCTTGTATTTTTTTAGTTAAGAAAAATGTTAGAAGACTAgtaaaatttattgattttagtCAGCAATCAGTtagtaatatttaaaagtgtacactaaaatatattatttaattattaaactaaaaaattaagttgataattaaaaatactaacaaaaaacaataaattttattaactcTAAAActtagaatgaaaaaaaaaacccataAATTCGGCCAAAAGTTAGAAGTGGAAAATGTAATTCGCCCTTAATATACACATAACAAAAGATGATACTACCTAAACATACTATGTTTAACATTATAAcctttagaagaaaaaaaataaagaattcctcTAAGGAGTCAATGGAGTATTGGAGTATTTGTATAATGTATATAAtggattatttatttgttttaatataagttaaaaaataaacatttagAATAAACtactactaattttttaaacacaatacATACATACTATCTAAAATAACCATGAGTACCAGGAATAATATATCCTACTGAATCGTATCCCTATTATACATCCtatctcaaaaataaaataaaaatagatccaACAGAGGATATATATGATGTTCAACCATTATTATTGCATTTCCAAACCGTACCGTACATGTATATATAAATACCCCTATGTATTTGATGTTGAATTTGCTCGGACACCGGAACATACATCAAATTCCAACTTGACTAAGAGTAGAATTCAGCAAACACTAAAATTACCATATATAATGCGTCGTGGTTGTGGTTTAAATTtaaacctcctcctcctcctcctcctatggTACAACCCAAACACTTTGGAAGCCACGGCCACAGCCACGCCTTTCAGCCAAATGCTAGCATTGGTTCAACAAGAACCCGTGGTTCTCAAGTACCACAAGGGTCCCCTCTTAAAGGGTAACCTCACTCTCAACCTCCTTTGGTACGGTAACTTCACCCTCACACAACGCTCTATTATTCTCAACTTCATTCAATCCCTAACCGTCTCCTCCACCCATCGCGGCCGCACTCAATCACCCTCCGTTGCCTCATGGTGGCAAACCACTGCTACCTACACAGGACGCCCATGCACCCTCACCGTAGGGAATCAAATCCTCGATCACACTTACTCCCTCGGCAAATCCCTCAAAGCCAGCCAGCTCATAGCCCTTGCTTCAACGAAAACAGAAATAACCGCTCACGGTTATAACAGAATCCACGTGGTCCTAACTGCTGCTGACGTGGCAGTTGAGGATTTCTGCATGAACCAGTGCGGGACTCATGGATCCTTACGCGCCGGGAAAAAGCGCGTGGTTTACTCTTGGGTGGGCAACCCGGAGAGTCAATGTCCAGGGGAGTGCGCGTGGCCATTTCACCAGCCTCTATACGGACCTCAGACTCCGCCGCTGGTTCCGCCGAACGGGGATGTAGGAATGGACGGAATGGTGATAAGCCTCGCGACGGTGTTGGCTGGGGCGGTGACAAATCCGTACGGAAATGGTTACTACCAAGGAACGGCGATGGCGCCGCTGGAGGCGGTGTCAGCGTGTACAGGAATGTTCGGGAAGGGAGCCTATCCTGGTTACGCCGGTGAAGTTCCGGTAGACAAAAGGACGGGGACTAGCTATAACGCCGTTGGGATGCGGGGGCGGAGGTTTTTGTTGCCGGCGATGTGGGACCCTCTTACTTCCAGCTGCAAGACGCTCGTGTGAATTGTGATGGTTTTCTATGTCACCATGGTTAAATTCTTTAATGCTACGATCTGGGTGTTCAAATGAGACAAAAAAAATgaccttttcttattttttattttaaaattagagtATTACTATTTACACGGAGTTTCAATTTTTATGCAGGCAGAATTTGGAAATACTTGGAAAAcggagagagtgtgtgtgtgtgttttttttgggACACTATGAAACCTAGGTACATGATAAAGAGTATATGTAGTAACCTCTTAATTCGTGCATTTGTCTGAGTTATTCTTACTTGTAACAACAATCTTTAGAGTGAACAATGAAATTTGTTACCACCTACTATTCTTATGTTTTCTGGTGTTACTGTATAGAAAATACATTTGGTGTAGATAAAGTAGCTCGAATATTTTCACCCATAAAATCGCTATTAGCTAAGGTATGCTACtgccctttattttcttttgtcatAATCGTTGCAGTAGGACTCAAACTCCatcctttgagctttttaatatGGTTTCTTTAAAAGAAATTAGATGATCATTAAACTGAGGCCTTAGTCACCTACTGATCTTTATTTAATTGCGCCTAACATGTGAGTTGTAAGGGTAAAAAATCCAACAGGCTATGGGTGGTGTGACGACGAAAAGGATGAGAATCATGAATATCATAGGGCTGTCAGAATCGTCTCTAGTAGCAAGGAAGAACACAGCTCCAACAGAGGCAGCAATGGAAGAAACTGAATCATGGTGAAAAAGAAACCAGTGAAGGAACAGATACCAGAGAATCAAAAACTCAGAAGATGGTCCTAGGAATCTACTTTGGGCTAATGGGCTATGAATAAGCGTATTGTTTTTATGATAATATGAATAAGAATTTTATTGGCCTGCCAAATGATGCATCTCATTACACTAGTTGGCCCAATAACTAAATTTGGGTAGGAAAAAAAATCTAGAAGtccatatataaatataacaGGCTTTAAATCATGATCAGTTGATCACTATCATTACCACTCCTTAAAATGCTTTGAAATTCTAATATGGAAAAAAAATGCTTTGAAATTCTTGTACTTGGTGCTTCTACATTATGTGACTTGGTTAAAACAGTGTTTTATAAATTCctcttattagttattattaccGAATTGAAATCCTCTTATTTTGTAAATTAAACAAGGAATTCAATGTTGTCCTATTTGGCCATTGTTTTATCTTCATTTACAACTGAATTAACTCGTTGATAAGTATCAAAACACCAATCACTTATGTAGAATTTATTTATAGGTATTGAGATTGAGATCGGAGGAATGAGATTTAATATCATATTTAGTGAACaaagattgaaattaaaattttagttttgaaatataaaattttagtcatttcaatacttttaaaaaataaaaatacaaaaaattaaaatttttagaaacgaATATTAAAACTTAATAATATTTATCTTCTAAATTACCCTCATccaattttttaaattctaaaattaaccacatcttccctttttctttcaaacCATGCCTCAATCTCATGCAACTTCCATCTCCCCGCCACCTCTAACACCGCCGACGTGGTTAGATGATGACATTGACGATGCGTCTGTTCTCAGATTGTATGTTCTAGCTGCATTCAAGGAGTTCCTAATAGCAGTCACCACTCCACATGACACGAATTCTGTGGGACAAATTGAGAATTGTTATATGCCAATTGGTTCAATTACAAGAGTAATAACTAAGAGAATAAAGGAAGGTTTTTCAAATATGGCTAAATCATTTGCTCATAAGATGCATCAAGAATTGGGTAAGACAATGATTAATGATTATTGAAAATCAAATGTTTTACTATTTACAAGATGCATTGAAGACTCCCGTTAGTTAAGATGAATTAAATAGACATCACTTtgttagtatttattttatgtttattttattttagtttgttttgtttgttttaggcCCAGTTATGACTTGACCCATTTTTATttcagtaaaattataagttagagTTTTAAACTTAAGAGGTATAAAAACTCTCTAAAATCTGGTAAAcactttttttcttaattttgattaataaaacttttttttagtttttttgaaaaatttgagtgTGAACAAGAGATGTAGAATGATTTCCTTAACTGTTGCATCAGGAAATCAAATTGAGGTagagaaatcaatttttttaattttctatcttaTTCTGAGTTACATTCCATATCATTTGATATCAGAtttcaggtattagattaatctttattaatctatatttgttcttttttaacctaattaaaaaaaacccACGTCATTCCTTGCGTCGTCCATTATTCATCTTCGTGCCTTTATTCATCTCTTTTTGTTCCTTCTTGTTATTGTCtcttttattgtttattgtttTCTTACTGTTCGTGGTTTCCTTTTATTTCTCCATTGCAttaggtttctttttttttcatagcattaggtttattttttaaaaaaaatctacaaaAGCAATTGTTACCATTACTTTCTCATTCAGCTCTTTGTACAAGTTAAATTAGAACACTTAATGTCAGaagacaaaacaaaaaatagcaaGACAAAAAAAAGCGTTTAGTGTACAAAAAAAAGAGTCGTGCTATcgtaaaataatta
This region of Arachis hypogaea cultivar Tifrunner chromosome 8, arahy.Tifrunner.gnm2.J5K5, whole genome shotgun sequence genomic DNA includes:
- the LOC112706189 gene encoding protein EXORDIUM-like 2, yielding MRRGCGLNLNLLLLLLLWYNPNTLEATATATPFSQMLALVQQEPVVLKYHKGPLLKGNLTLNLLWYGNFTLTQRSIILNFIQSLTVSSTHRGRTQSPSVASWWQTTATYTGRPCTLTVGNQILDHTYSLGKSLKASQLIALASTKTEITAHGYNRIHVVLTAADVAVEDFCMNQCGTHGSLRAGKKRVVYSWVGNPESQCPGECAWPFHQPLYGPQTPPLVPPNGDVGMDGMVISLATVLAGAVTNPYGNGYYQGTAMAPLEAVSACTGMFGKGAYPGYAGEVPVDKRTGTSYNAVGMRGRRFLLPAMWDPLTSSCKTLV